One region of Vitis vinifera cultivar Pinot Noir 40024 chromosome 1, ASM3070453v1 genomic DNA includes:
- the LOC100249028 gene encoding cytokinesis protein sepA isoform X3, translating to MSRGHDLENDSEYATAVAAAAYAVHSLEETRIPDQKKKSEGPEPSPTRAISKKEGTTSAVLDPGRSSRRLSGEASLRISDGKERRAPIKTAEKTTPPPPPPPPPPPPSVQKTPTVKSAVAPATSMKKAPTEEPSAAGASFSKKPLDKAASRKQDIAAPKPTPPPPPPPPPPPTKEPATRKAQATRGRPIGEIEIDAWEKAEMAKIKEKFDKVNGEIASWADKKKKKAKLKLDKIEGALDQKRAKALRHDRTDINISKLQAALDQKRAKALRHYRTDIQNIDYVAGGAKAQAEEKRRNEELKVKEKSKIIRETGQFPPTCLCF from the exons ATGAGCCGGGGTCATGATTTGGAGAATGATTCTGAGTATGCAACTGCAGTGGCTGCAGCTGCATATGCCGTTCACTCGCTGGAAGAAACCAGAATCCCAGATcagaaaaagaagagtgaaGGCCCTGAACCTTCTCCAACCAGGGCCATAAGCAAAAAGGAAGGAACTACCTCTGCAGTTCTAGATCCTGGTAGATCATCCAGGCGACTTTCAG GTGAAGCTTCACTCAGAATTTCAGATGGTAAAGAGAGGAGGGCACCAATAAAAACAGCAGAGAAGACgactcctcctcctcctccccctccccctcctccCCCCCCATCAGTACAAAAAACTCCAACAGTAAAGTCTGCTGTTGCTCCTGCTACCTCCATGAAAAAGGCTCCAACAGAGGAGCCTTCTGCTGCTGGCGCTTCATTCAGTAAAAAACCGCTGGACAAGGCGGCCAGCAGAAAACAAGACATTGCAGCGCCAAAACCTACCCCGCCGCCACCGCCACCACCACCCCCACCACCCACCAAAGAGCCTGCAACCCGAAAAGCTCAAGCCACAAGGGGGAGACCGATTGGAGAAATAGAGATAGATGCTTGGGAGAAGGCTGAGATGGCTAAGATCAAGGAAAA GTTTGACAAGGTGAATGGCGAGATTGCCTCCTGGGctgataagaagaagaagaaggccaAGCTCAAACTGGATAAAATAgag GGGGCATTGGATCAGAAAAGAGCGAAAGCCCTGCGGCATGATCGGACTGACATAAACATATCTAAACTGCAGGCGGCATTGGATCAGAAAAGAGCGAAAGCCCTGCGGCATTACCGAACTGACATACAAAACATTGATTATGTAGCAGGAGGGGCTAAAGCGCAGGCAGAGGAAAAGCGAAGAAATGAAGAGCTGAAAGTGAAAGAGAAGTCGAAGATCATCAGAGAGACGGGGCAATTCCCCCCGACATGCCTCTGTTTCTGA
- the LOC100249028 gene encoding uncharacterized protein At3g61260 isoform X2: MENLLKQIRARFPGAGEGNKEAGSSRERKIPLQRTQTFKGERKGLSWLSRQFASRMSRGHDLENDSEYATAVAAAAYAVHSLEETRIPDQKKKSEGPEPSPTRAISKKEGTTSAVLDPGRSSRRLSGEASLRISDGKERRAPIKTAEKTTPPPPPPPPPPPPSVQKTPTVKSAVAPATSMKKAPTEEPSAAGASFSKKPLDKAASRKQDIAAPKPTPPPPPPPPPPPTKEPATRKAQATRGRPIGEIEIDAWEKAEMAKIKEKFDKVNGEIASWADKKKKKAKLKLDKIEAALDQKRAKALRHYRTDIQNIDYVAGGAKAQAEEKRRNEELKVKEKSKIIRETGQFPPTCLCF, from the exons ATGGAGAATTTGCTCAAGCAAATCAG GGCGAGATTTCCTGGTGCAGGGGAAGGAAACAAAGAAGCAGGCAGCAGTAGAGAGCGAAAAATTCCACTCCAAAGAACTCAGACTTTCAAAGGAG AAAGGAAGGGCCTGAGCTGGCTCAGTAGACAATTCGCTAGCAGAATGAGCCGGGGTCATGATTTGGAGAATGATTCTGAGTATGCAACTGCAGTGGCTGCAGCTGCATATGCCGTTCACTCGCTGGAAGAAACCAGAATCCCAGATcagaaaaagaagagtgaaGGCCCTGAACCTTCTCCAACCAGGGCCATAAGCAAAAAGGAAGGAACTACCTCTGCAGTTCTAGATCCTGGTAGATCATCCAGGCGACTTTCAG GTGAAGCTTCACTCAGAATTTCAGATGGTAAAGAGAGGAGGGCACCAATAAAAACAGCAGAGAAGACgactcctcctcctcctccccctccccctcctccCCCCCCATCAGTACAAAAAACTCCAACAGTAAAGTCTGCTGTTGCTCCTGCTACCTCCATGAAAAAGGCTCCAACAGAGGAGCCTTCTGCTGCTGGCGCTTCATTCAGTAAAAAACCGCTGGACAAGGCGGCCAGCAGAAAACAAGACATTGCAGCGCCAAAACCTACCCCGCCGCCACCGCCACCACCACCCCCACCACCCACCAAAGAGCCTGCAACCCGAAAAGCTCAAGCCACAAGGGGGAGACCGATTGGAGAAATAGAGATAGATGCTTGGGAGAAGGCTGAGATGGCTAAGATCAAGGAAAA GTTTGACAAGGTGAATGGCGAGATTGCCTCCTGGGctgataagaagaagaagaaggccaAGCTCAAACTGGATAAAATAgag GCGGCATTGGATCAGAAAAGAGCGAAAGCCCTGCGGCATTACCGAACTGACATACAAAACATTGATTATGTAGCAGGAGGGGCTAAAGCGCAGGCAGAGGAAAAGCGAAGAAATGAAGAGCTGAAAGTGAAAGAGAAGTCGAAGATCATCAGAGAGACGGGGCAATTCCCCCCGACATGCCTCTGTTTCTGA
- the LOC100249028 gene encoding formin-like protein 2 isoform X1, producing the protein MENLLKQIRARFPGAGEGNKEAGSSRERKIPLQRTQTFKGERKGLSWLSRQFASRMSRGHDLENDSEYATAVAAAAYAVHSLEETRIPDQKKKSEGPEPSPTRAISKKEGTTSAVLDPGRSSRRLSGEASLRISDGKERRAPIKTAEKTTPPPPPPPPPPPPSVQKTPTVKSAVAPATSMKKAPTEEPSAAGASFSKKPLDKAASRKQDIAAPKPTPPPPPPPPPPPTKEPATRKAQATRGRPIGEIEIDAWEKAEMAKIKEKFDKVNGEIASWADKKKKKAKLKLDKIEGALDQKRAKALRHDRTDINISKLQAALDQKRAKALRHYRTDIQNIDYVAGGAKAQAEEKRRNEELKVKEKSKIIRETGQFPPTCLCF; encoded by the exons ATGGAGAATTTGCTCAAGCAAATCAG GGCGAGATTTCCTGGTGCAGGGGAAGGAAACAAAGAAGCAGGCAGCAGTAGAGAGCGAAAAATTCCACTCCAAAGAACTCAGACTTTCAAAGGAG AAAGGAAGGGCCTGAGCTGGCTCAGTAGACAATTCGCTAGCAGAATGAGCCGGGGTCATGATTTGGAGAATGATTCTGAGTATGCAACTGCAGTGGCTGCAGCTGCATATGCCGTTCACTCGCTGGAAGAAACCAGAATCCCAGATcagaaaaagaagagtgaaGGCCCTGAACCTTCTCCAACCAGGGCCATAAGCAAAAAGGAAGGAACTACCTCTGCAGTTCTAGATCCTGGTAGATCATCCAGGCGACTTTCAG GTGAAGCTTCACTCAGAATTTCAGATGGTAAAGAGAGGAGGGCACCAATAAAAACAGCAGAGAAGACgactcctcctcctcctccccctccccctcctccCCCCCCATCAGTACAAAAAACTCCAACAGTAAAGTCTGCTGTTGCTCCTGCTACCTCCATGAAAAAGGCTCCAACAGAGGAGCCTTCTGCTGCTGGCGCTTCATTCAGTAAAAAACCGCTGGACAAGGCGGCCAGCAGAAAACAAGACATTGCAGCGCCAAAACCTACCCCGCCGCCACCGCCACCACCACCCCCACCACCCACCAAAGAGCCTGCAACCCGAAAAGCTCAAGCCACAAGGGGGAGACCGATTGGAGAAATAGAGATAGATGCTTGGGAGAAGGCTGAGATGGCTAAGATCAAGGAAAA GTTTGACAAGGTGAATGGCGAGATTGCCTCCTGGGctgataagaagaagaagaaggccaAGCTCAAACTGGATAAAATAgag GGGGCATTGGATCAGAAAAGAGCGAAAGCCCTGCGGCATGATCGGACTGACATAAACATATCTAAACTGCAGGCGGCATTGGATCAGAAAAGAGCGAAAGCCCTGCGGCATTACCGAACTGACATACAAAACATTGATTATGTAGCAGGAGGGGCTAAAGCGCAGGCAGAGGAAAAGCGAAGAAATGAAGAGCTGAAAGTGAAAGAGAAGTCGAAGATCATCAGAGAGACGGGGCAATTCCCCCCGACATGCCTCTGTTTCTGA
- the LOC100262861 gene encoding nodulin-related protein 1 produces MDPTSHHRPGSHPQKHHQPSSSELLSSAKVVAEAAQASFHHESEKVDKSRVAGAAADILGAASHYGKLEEKSFGKYVEKAETYLHQYQSSHSTTTTINSGHSTTNTTETHSSSHSGGGDSHSGGGYGDYLKMAEGFLKKY; encoded by the coding sequence ATGGATCCAACTTCTCACCACAGGCCCGGCTCTCACCCCCAGAAGCACCACCAACCATCCAGCAGTGAGCTCCTCTCAAGTGCCAAGGTAGTTGCAGAGGCAGCCCAAGCCTCCTTCCACCATGAATCTGAGAAAGTGGACAAATCCAGGGTCGCAGGCGCAGCAGCTGATATTCTGGGCGCCGCCTCCCACTATGGCAAGCTGGAGGAGAAGAGCTTTGGGAAGTATGTGGAGAAGGCTGAGACTTATCTCCACCAGTACCAGTCCTCCCACTCCACCACCACAACCATCAATTCTGGCCACTCAACCACCAACACCACAGAGACACATTCCTCCTCACACTCCGGTGGTGGTGACAGCCATTCTGGAGGTGGGTATGGTGACTACTTGAAGATGGCTGAAGGTTTCTTGAAAAAGTACTGA
- the LOC132253929 gene encoding uncharacterized protein LOC116803646 translates to MDMEIDPTEPEAQIKDEDLFRAADSGDSSVFRALSPQQLLRALSLRNEDDRSLLHVATSLGHLEVVKMLSEADPSVSGINSVDEEGWAPLHSAASSGHTEIVEILISRGADVNLKNDGGRTALHYAASKGWLKIAEFLILHNAKINAKDKIGCTPLHRAASTGNSAMCELLIEEGAEVDAIDKAGQTPLMNAVICQNKEVALLLIRHGADVDVEDKEGYTVLGRTSDDFRPILVDAAKAMLEG, encoded by the exons ATGGATATGGAAATTGATCCTACAGAACCAGAAGCCCAGATCAAGGACGAAGATCTGTTCAGAGCCGCCGATTCAGGCGATTCTTCGGTTTTTAGAGCTCTCTCTCCTCAGCAGCTTCTGAGAGCTCTCTCGCTTAGGAACGAAGATGACCGATCCCTCCTTCACGTCGCCACCTCTTTGGGTCACTTGGAG GTGGTGAAGATGTTATCGGAAGCTGATCCATCAGTAAGTGGAATAAACAGCGTTGATGAAGAAGGTTGGGCGCCACTCCACTCTGCTGCAAGCAGTGGGCATACAGAAATTGTGGAGATTTTGATTAGCAGAG GGGCTGatgttaatttgaaaaatgatggagGTCGCACTGCTCTTCACTATGCTGCCAGCAAAGGATGGTTGAAAATTGCTGAATTTCTGATTTTACACAATGCAAAGATTAATGCCAAGGATAAG ATCGGTTGCACCCCATTGCATCGAGCAGCAAGCACAGGGAACTCAGCAATGTGTGAACTCTTAATTGAGGAAGGAGCAGAAGTTGATGCTATTGATAAAGCTGGTCAAACTCCTCTTATGAATGCAGTAATATGCCAAAACAAAGAG GTGGCTCTCCTTCTGATAAGACATGGTGCAGATGTGGATGTAGAAGACAAGGAAGGATACACTGTACTTGGACGAACTTCAGATGATTTTAGACCAATACTGGTAGATGCTGCGAAGGCCATGCTTGAAGGATGA